The window ccggagtgggagaatgaactcttgtctgttttagataggtgtgaacgtttcaattggccaccttgattagcatttaatagctttcaggcttcttactgcctgggggaatcctttgttgggggttgATTAGCTGGCCtgaggtctgtgggaaattagaaaaatggggtttatatatctgaggaataatgtccagggtaggagaaaaaactcttgtctggttgaagtaggtgcaaatgtttcaattggcaacgttgattagtatttaatagccttcctactgcctgggggaatcctttgttgggaagtgattagctggtctgaggcctgttggaaattagaaaaattgggtttatgtatctgtgtaatgtccagggtgggagaacgaacTCTTGTCGGTTTCAGATAGGCGTAAACGTTTCacttggctaccttgattagcatttaatggccaagtgacttcttactgcctgggggaatcctttgttgggaggtgacaaATGTGTTTTCAGGCCCAATATTTGAGGCCTGTTTGACTTTTCCAGGTTTTGGAGACAGAATTTTGTCACATTTTGGCGaactcttttaaagttcagactgaaaCCCAGAGCAGACTTGTGTGAAAGGCTCTTTGCCGAGAGATGCATCAGATGTGACCACCTTTGGTTTGCAGATAAAAACAGCCCCGCAATGTTGGTTGTGGTGGTTATGACTGGCTCAAGGGAGGTCTTTGCTCATTGCAATAGAAGGAGCCcccagaactgaagactgacaggtcagagattcaaatccagggagagcgtgggtgagttccctctgtcagctctagctcttcATGCGGAGACatacatgacagaagcctcccacaaggacggtaaaacgtcaaaacatccaggcaacgtccttgcagacatcagatggccaattctctcacatcagaaggaCTGCTCattgaaaggtcggcggtttgaatcctgggagtggagtgagctcccatctgtcagctccagcttctcatgcggggtgatgagagaagccttccacaaggatggtaaaacatccaggcaacgtccctgcaaatggccaattctctcacatcagatgcACTGCGGATTGAAAGGTCGATAGTTTGAATCCTGAGAGcgaagtgagctcccatctgtcagctccagcttatcatgcagggtcatgagagcagcctcccacaaggatggtaaaacatcaaaacatacgggCAACATTctgtgcagacggccaattctctaacaccagaaggaCTGCGgattgaaaggtcggcggtttgaatcctgggagcggagtgagctcccatctgtcagctccagcttctcatgcagggacaggagagaaacctcccacaggatggtaacacgtcCGGGCAtaccctggacaacgtccttgcagacagccaattctctcacaccagaagtaacttgcagtttctcaagtcgctcctgacacaagaattttttttttttttttttgcaatagaaccctgggagtcgtagttttcaTTTCCTCCAGCCGAGACTGCAAATGCTTCactaagctacaactcccagttaaAGGGGTATTGAAGTGCATTAAATGtattagagaaagagagaacggTGACTTTTCTCCTCTTTCCGGGACTTCCTTGTTGGGTGGAAAATCTTAACGAGCGGGATGAAGCAATTCTTCACGCTCCAAACAAAACCGTGTCCGTGGCTTTTCAAACACAAGGCATGTCAACTCCAGGCTCAAGGATCGAATAGCGGGAGGAAAGTCCCTCTCTTTAGGGAAGGCTTCCAAGCACAACACTTCTGCCGGGAGAGCTTTTCCGAGAAAAAGGAGCGCTCGCAGACGTCCACACGAAAGGGGAAGATCCCGTGTTGACAATGGCGTGTATCACAGGTCCTCCACGTTTGCTGGGTTGCGGGTCTGGGATCCCCGTGAAAGTGGTCGGTAACGGTAAAGGTGTCCCCTTGACATCgtctaatcgtgtccaactctattgagtggtgctcatctccacttctaagccaacgagccggcattgtccgcagacacctccaaggtcatgtggccagcatgactgcatggagcgccgttaccttccctattgatctactcatatttgcatgtttttgaagtgctaggttggcagaagctggggctaacagtaggcgctcaccccgctccccgaatttgaaccgtcaaccttttggtcagcaagttcagcggctcagcggATTAACCTAaagacaaatctatataaataaaaatgtaatgttagtttgtgggattaatataactcaaaaaacactggacagatggacacaaaatttggacacaatacacctaacagtccaacaagtgtccatcacccataaacacacacacacacacacacacacatataaacccccagcagaacagacttaaaaacccccaaaatacaccatatacatatgcacatgcacacattcatacacacacacacacacatatatgcacaaccacacacaaatatacacatacacacatatatacacaaataggcATACAGagaagcacacatatacacatgtaagcacataaatacacacacacacatatacacccatatatatatatgtatatatatatacacacacatacacacacacacacacactagccatcctgtgccatgcattgctgtggcccagtctgtgtatatgtgttttgtgtgtgtatatatttgtgtatatatgtgtatgcatatgtgtgtgtatttgtgtgtttatatgtgtacatgtatattgtgtatgtgtttgtgcttgtctatatgcatatttgtgtgtacatatgtatgtgtatatgtatgtgtgcatgtatatgtgcatgtgtatatgtatatatgtatatttgtgtgtgtgtgtatgaatgtgtgcctgtgcatatgtatatgagtgcatgtatatatgtatatatggtgtattttgggggttttaatgTCTGTTCCGCTGGAGTtttgtgtgggtgtgggtgtgtgcgcgcgcacatgtgtgtgtttatgggtgatggacacttgttggattgttaggtgtactgtgtccaaatttcgtgtcaattcgtccagtgctttttgagttatgttaatcccacaaatgaagattatatttttatttatatagaagatacacacacagacacacacagctTGATGTACCGACAATCTGGCTGGGAATGTATCCTGGGGTCTTACTGTAATTGATAGTCGTCATGACTAATTGCCATAGATAATCTTATACATGAGTTTGCCCAATCCACTTTTCAATGCCATCTGTATTGGCTTCCATTGCTAATTCCTGTGGTCAGGAGTTCCTCTGGTTAACTATTTGTTGCATTAAGGATTAGACCTTTTTCAATGAACTGGTGgaattgttgtgtcagctcaggtcctccctctttaaagatttcagcagggatcccatcaggtccgctggctttgttatttttttgttggctgatggcattgctgacgtcttccaaactaggcagtgctgcaagctcatccctgatttgttgttgcaggatttgtgacCGGAAACCAAGGAACACACTCAGGCGCTGAACTATAGGTGAAGAAATAAATCAGTGCCAACTACATATAATAAATCAGTGCCCTTCCCACATAACTACTAACTCAATGCCACTAATAGTTTAGCTTATGTAACACATATACACCTCCACCCTGAGTGCCAAGGAAGCTACACACTGGTTGCCAAACAGGCTTTTGGGCTATCAACCCAGAGCACCAATTGTGTTGAATCACACCCTTTCCCATGCAAGTCAAACAGGTGTCATTCAATAATGACCAGCCTGCAATGTCCACTGTCTAGATCTGACATAAATCATTTGGGAAATTCAGATGACGCCAACCAAGATGCCCAGAATGCCTTTTTTCCGGGAGACTTGAATGTGGCCCTTCAggtgtgtaaatatctgatatgcaggatgtatcttcattcactgggccaaatttggcacaaatacccaatacgaccgaatttggatactggtggggttgattttgtcatttgggagttgtagttgctgggatttgtagttcaaagagaattctgaactccaccaacgatggaattgaaccaaacttggcacacagaactcccatgtcgaccaaaaaaaatactggaaaggtttactgggcattaactttgagttttggagttgtagttcacccatatccagagagcacagtggactcagacaatgatggatctggaccaaacttggcacaaatactcaatatgcccaaatgcgaacactggtggagtttgggaaaaataggccttgatatttgggagttgtagttgctgagatttatagttcacctgcaatcaaaaaacattctgaaccccaccaacgatagaattggaccaaacttggcacacagaactccaacgaccaacagaaaatattggaagggtttggtgggcattgaccttgagttttggagttgtagttcacctacacccagagagcactgtggcctcaaacaatgatgtatctggaccaaacttggcacgaatactcatgccagtgagtcccttcaaggcaagggggttctgtgtgggaagtttgtctcaATTCCTttgttgggggagttcagaatgctctttgattgtaggtgaactataaatcccagcaactacaactcccaaatgtcaaggtctattcttcccaatcttcagaagtgttcacatttggccatattgagtattcatgccaagcctggtccagatccatcattgtttgagtccacagtgctctctggttgtaggtgaactacaactcccaaactcaaggtcagtgcccaccaaacccttccagtattttccgttgatcataggagttctgcgtgccaagtttggttcaactccatcactggtggagttcagaatgctctttgattgtaagtgaactataaatcccagcaactacaactcccaaatgtcaaggtgtattctTCCCAATCTTCAGAAGtgctcacatttggccatattgagtattcatgccaagcctggtccagatccatcattgtttgagtccacagtgctctggatgtaggtgaactacaattcccaaactcaaggtcagtgcccaccaaacccttccagtgttttccgttgatcataggagttctgtgtgccaagtttggttcaactccatcattggtggtgttcagaatgctctttgattgtaggtgaactataaatcccagcaactacaactcctgaatatcaagattctatttcccccaaactccaccagtgttcacatttgggcatattgagtatttgtgccattcatatcaggagcaaaattacagttatggagtagcaacaaaaataattttatggttgagggtcaccacaacatgaggaactgaatgaagggatcgcggcattaggaaggttgagaaacacagtccTAAACCAATGACTATTCAGACAGAGAGAGTATGATGGGATATGTAATCCAATATGGGTAGAGGCCAAGCTTCCGGATTCTTTTGGCTTTCAACACAGACCACATTGGCCAGCGACTGTGGCATAACCAACTGGCTCAACAGGGCTGCTGACTTCTCCGATTCGGCAACAGGAAAAACCAGATTTGGGAGCAAAAAGTGGAGAGGAAGGCAGTGTAGTCTCTCTCTTCGGAATCTAAGAGAAGCTGCGCAAAGCTGGCATTtgttaataatttaatttaaaaacacaTGGTGAATGCTCTGGAGAGTGGAAGTCCCATGCATTCAACAGCATGCAGGCACATGAAAAAGTTCTGCAATACAGATTGCATTATTGCCCACTACGCAATTCGCAGCGAGATGCAAACTAAAcagtgtaagggggggggggggaagagatcgTAAATTGCATTTCCTACTTCTTTCTGTTTACAAAAAGACAGCTTTAACCTCTGACCACAATGCCAACATGATGCAAAACACATCAGCCTGATGACAACATCTCAGTTGCAATGGTGTTTCCACCTAAGGgctcttccaggcaggccctatatcgcAGTTtttctggcagtgcggactcatataatccagtctcaAGCAGAAAACTtgcgatcagatcctgagatataggtactgcctggaagggcccttactctGTCAGGGAGAATTGCAGTTTTTCTGTCAATTCAactcaatggaaaacactggaagggtttggtgggcactgaccttgagtttgggaattgtagttcacctacatccagagcactgtggactcaaacaatgatggatctggaccaggcttggcacgaatactcaatatggccaaatgtgaacacttctgaagattgggaagaatagaccttgacatttgggagttgtagttgctgggatttatagttcacctacaatcaaagagcattctgaaccgctgtgagtcgccctcgggcttgagatacagcggtatacaagaatagtaaataaataaataaataaacaatataggATGGGTTGCATTTTGctgatggaataattccatcagcgttgcctccgaaaaattctgcaaatctcttgggaaaacgtGGATTGCCTACAGATGTCATTAGTGGATGGTTGTGTGGACAGACAGGTAGATATAGTTGGGTGAATGGAAGGAAATATGGGTAGACGGATGaggggatggatgaatggatatatGGCTGGATCAAGACATCCGTAGGGGaaccaaggtgcttctttataaagctattatcctcccaaccctgttctacgcctgcgaaacgtggactgcctacagatgtcATTAGTGGATGGTTGTGTGGACAGACAGGTAgatatagatgggtggatggatggaaataTGGGTAGACGGATGaggggatggatggagagatgggtgGATCAAGACATccatagggaaaccaaggtgcttctttataaagctattgtcctcccaaccctgctctatgcctgcgaaacatggactgcctacagatgtcacactcaactcctgttCTCGGACAGGGATCTTGGAtaagtcacacactttcagccccagaggaaggcaaaggcaaaaaaacaaaaaacgtcTGAGTAAATCTCTCCCAAGAGAGCCCCATAGTAGGGTAGCCATAAATCAAGGATTACTTGTGTCGCACAACAACAACCAACGCAAGCATGCCTTCAGGGCTCCCTTGAGCCTTTATGACCCGAAACGTGCtttaagaaaaacaacaacccaaggcCCATATTTTTCAGATGCCAAACAATCTAGTTTATCTCGATCCTAATCCAAGTGCAGCCTAACTTTTGTCCTCTCTGGGAAATACAAAGAGAGAGCCTTGGAGCACTTTAAAGATTAACAGGGTTTCATCTGCACATTCTCACGTATTCCAATCTCACTCTTGTGGGCTGTTCAGTCTTTATATTTTGCAAGATTCGCTTCTTTTGTAGTcaccggtagcgcagtgggttaaaccgctgagctcctgaacttgctgaccgaaaggttgcaggttcgaatccgaggagcggtgtgagctcccactgttagccccagcttctgccaacctagcagttcgaaaacatgcaaatatgaaggtAACgacaccccatgcagtcatgccggccacattactttggaggtgtctacggacaacgccggctcttttccttagaaatggagatgagcaccaacccccagtgtcagacacgactggacttaatgtcaggggaaacctttactatgtgccaagtttggttcaattccatcgttggtggagttcagaatgctctttgattgtaggttagttaactgtaaatcccagcaactacaacttccacatgaCAAACTCAGTTCCCCCCGCAGGCCCACCagaattcagatttgggtgtatcgggtattggtgccaaatgtggtccattgaatgaaaatatatcctgtatatcagatatttacattacgattcataacagtagcaaaatggcctagcagtttcaagatgtGACTTCTtaccgcctgggggaatcctttgttgggaggtgattagctcgCCCTGAtattttcttgtctggaattcccctgtttttgagtgtttgagGTAGGTGCGAAATTATCtaaattggccactttgattagcatttaatggcctagcaatttcaaGATGTGACATCTTACTGCCTGGCGGAATCCTTCGTTGGGAGGTGATTTGTTCGCCCTGATActttgtttggaattcccctgtttttgagtgtttgaggtaggtgcgaatatttcaattggccaccttgattagcaattaatGGCCTAGATGTAACTTCTtaccgcctgggggaatcctttgttgggaggtgattacctggacaatttcaacagaaaagaaaaaaaaataaaaatgaacaaactctggctaccagtattaaaaaacttaaaaaatcataacagttatgaagtaccaacggaaataatgttatggttggggggggggtcatcacatgaggaaccgtattaagggatcgcgcattaggaaggttgagaaccactgttttagaaccTAGAACCTTTTTGTTGAGGGATATGAATCATTCCATCTCAGAACATGGCAACCCTTCCAACAGAAGGCGATGGCAACTGTACCGTTCTGCCAGCGGCCATATTTGTCATGTCAGCAGATCACTGTCGGTCTTCCTACGCGTCCttcttttaatgtttaacttCTCTTTCCGTCCATTAGGCAATCCTGACCCGCGGCCGCATCCTCTCAGCCTTGTTTCATAGCAACCTTTCCTCTTTCCATCCCAGTCCTGGATGACCAATGCGAAAAGTCCGTTGATGAGCATCGATAGGTGAAGAAGGAGGAAGCCTGGTTGATGACCGTGAATAGGTGACCCATCAAGAGACAGGATGGGACAGAAAGTGACCGGCGGCATCAAGACGGTGGATATGCGGGACCCGGCTTACCGACCGTTGAAGCAGGCGCTTCAGAGCTTGGACTACTGCAAGCCGGCCCGGCTGGACTTACTTTTGGACATGCCGTCCGCCTCCTACGAGGCACAGTTGACACACTCGTGGAACAACGACGACCGGTCGCTCAACGTCTTTGTGAAGGAGGACGACAAGCTCATCTTCCACCGGCACCCGGTGGCCCAGAGCACGGATGCCATCCGGGGCAAAGTGGGCTACACGCGGGGGCTCCACGTCTGGCAGATCACCTGGGCCATGCGCCAGCGGGGCACCCACGCTGTCGttggggtggccacagccgaggCCCCGTTGCACTCTGTGGGTTACACAACGCTGGTAGGGAATAACCACGAGTCCTGGGGCTGGGACCTGGGGCGCAACCGGCTCTACCACGACGGCAAGAACCAGCCTGGCAAGACCTACCCGGCCTTCCTGGAGCCCGACGAGACCTTCGTGGTGCCGGACTCCTTCTTGGTGGTGCTGGACATGGACGATGGGACGCTGAGTTTCGTGGTGGATGGGCAGTACATGGGGGTGGCCTTCCGTGGGCTGAAAGGGAAGAAACTTTACCCGGTGGTGAGCGCCGTGTGGGGCCATTGCGAAATCCGCATGCGCTACTTGAATGGACTGGATCGTAAGTATTTGCTGTCTTGGTTTGAGATtggaaatacaaatatacagtgggtcatgtactgtcaaaggctttgatggccggaatcactgggttgttgtgttttccaggctgtatggccatgttccggaaacactctctcctgacatttcacccacatctatggcagagattgcgaggtctgttggaaactgggaaaatgggatgatgtccagggtgggagaaagaactgttgtctgcttgaggcaagtgtgaacgttgtcattgcccaccttgattagcatcccaacaaaggattcccccaggcaggaagtagccaggctttgaagtttgtttatatagctgtggaatgatgtccaaggtgggagaaagaactcttgtctcctagaggcaagtgtgaatgctgtcattggccaccttgattagcatcccaacaatggattcccccaggcagaaagtaGCCAGGCATTGAGgctggtttatatatctatgggatgtccagggtgggagaaagaactcttgtatgttggagagaagtgtgaatgttaccattggccactttgattagcatcccaacaaaggattcccccagacaggaagcaaccaGGGTTTAAAGAcaagacaagaagcaatcagggccagctaatcacct is drawn from Anolis sagrei isolate rAnoSag1 chromosome 13, rAnoSag1.mat, whole genome shotgun sequence and contains these coding sequences:
- the SPSB1 gene encoding SPRY domain-containing SOCS box protein 1: MGQKVTGGIKTVDMRDPAYRPLKQALQSLDYCKPARLDLLLDMPSASYEAQLTHSWNNDDRSLNVFVKEDDKLIFHRHPVAQSTDAIRGKVGYTRGLHVWQITWAMRQRGTHAVVGVATAEAPLHSVGYTTLVGNNHESWGWDLGRNRLYHDGKNQPGKTYPAFLEPDETFVVPDSFLVVLDMDDGTLSFVVDGQYMGVAFRGLKGKKLYPVVSAVWGHCEIRMRYLNGLDPEPLPLMDLCRRTVRLTLGKSRLNEIQDLPLPESLKSYLLYQ